In one window of Silvanigrella paludirubra DNA:
- the smpB gene encoding SsrA-binding protein SmpB has translation MMKSISKNRKAWHDYYIEEKIEAGLSLKGSEVKVLREGHGSVVEGYAMVRDGQAWLVNAYIPTLKNASYLNHAERRDRRLLLNRKEIEKLDASTRQKGYTLIPLELYFDDNNRVKVELGLAKGKANHDKRDSEKEKDAKKEAQRAMRR, from the coding sequence ATTATGAAATCAATCTCAAAGAATAGAAAAGCCTGGCACGATTATTATATTGAAGAAAAGATTGAAGCCGGTCTCAGTTTAAAGGGTAGCGAAGTAAAGGTTTTGCGCGAAGGGCATGGAAGTGTTGTTGAGGGCTACGCTATGGTTCGTGATGGTCAAGCATGGTTAGTAAATGCTTATATACCAACTCTTAAAAATGCTAGTTATCTCAATCACGCCGAGCGAAGAGATAGAAGATTGCTACTGAATCGTAAAGAAATTGAAAAGTTAGATGCCTCTACAAGGCAAAAAGGATATACCCTGATTCCACTAGAGCTTTATTTTGATGACAATAATCGTGTAAAAGTAGAACTTGGATTAGCAAAAGGGAAAGCCAATCACGATAAAAGAGATTCCGAAAAAGAAAAAGACGCTAAAAAAGAAGCTCAAAGAGCTATGCGCCGATAA
- a CDS encoding histidine biosynthesis protein HisIE, whose amino-acid sequence MVVRRRKKAGASKAKKLTTGKKRRKSTKAKVTKRKKVAKKATGRKTKAKRTTKKAVGSKKRKTGGRKAVGKRKTARKTTRKTTAKKRKSKLSLISKPKTRKKRAKRATKRKVTARKVVAKKTTDKHLKKAG is encoded by the coding sequence ATGGTGGTACGTAGAAGAAAGAAAGCCGGTGCTTCTAAAGCTAAAAAGCTTACTACCGGTAAAAAACGTAGAAAATCTACTAAAGCTAAAGTAACAAAAAGAAAAAAAGTTGCTAAAAAAGCTACAGGTAGAAAAACAAAAGCTAAACGCACAACAAAAAAAGCTGTTGGTTCTAAAAAAAGAAAAACAGGAGGGCGTAAAGCTGTAGGTAAACGTAAAACTGCGCGTAAAACTACTCGCAAAACTACAGCTAAAAAACGTAAATCAAAACTCTCTTTAATTTCTAAACCAAAAACTCGTAAAAAACGTGCAAAGAGAGCTACTAAGAGAAAAGTAACAGCAAGAAAAGTTGTTGCTAAAAAAACTACAGATAAGCATCTCAAAAAAGCAGGATAA
- a CDS encoding aminotransferase class I/II-fold pyridoxal phosphate-dependent enzyme — protein sequence MQNSNRIAKRWDSTGKSIFSEMTSLANLHNAVNLGQGFPDFYGPTKILDAISQEVLSCHNQYAPSHGEAPLRNEISYYVESTTGVIYDPDTEITVTSGASEALYCAINAFINPGDRVLVFEPAFDLYYQAIANAGGVAVPIRLHAPDTPIGIRGGGWTIDWSEFDAACAGGFSLAIFNSPHNPTGKVFTEEEIDRIASKILKKNAIILSDEVYENLVYSPARHVSLCSLPKIQHLVVRISSAAKTFGFTGLKTGWVCAPQYLTDGIRLVHQATVFCTSPFIQLGLAKAMSDKVWLQSYLKEQNELYLTKKNYLKSILERAGYSVSNSEGTFFLTANFENLAGDISDILYAKQLTEMHKIATIPISSFYKQPPKSLPWIRFAFCKKEETLKSVAELLLNS from the coding sequence ATGCAAAACTCTAATAGAATTGCAAAAAGATGGGATTCAACTGGTAAAAGTATTTTTTCAGAAATGACATCTCTTGCTAACCTTCATAATGCAGTAAACTTAGGGCAGGGCTTTCCCGATTTTTATGGTCCCACTAAAATATTAGATGCTATTTCACAAGAAGTATTATCCTGCCACAATCAATATGCACCTTCTCACGGAGAAGCTCCTCTTCGCAATGAAATTTCTTATTACGTAGAATCAACAACAGGCGTTATTTATGATCCTGACACAGAAATTACAGTAACATCAGGCGCATCTGAAGCACTCTACTGCGCTATTAATGCATTTATTAATCCTGGAGATCGTGTTCTTGTTTTCGAACCTGCTTTCGATCTTTATTATCAAGCTATTGCTAATGCCGGTGGCGTTGCTGTTCCTATCAGACTTCATGCTCCTGATACTCCAATAGGAATACGTGGGGGAGGATGGACAATTGATTGGTCTGAATTTGATGCTGCATGTGCAGGGGGTTTTAGTCTTGCTATCTTTAATTCTCCCCACAATCCAACTGGAAAAGTTTTTACAGAAGAAGAAATAGACAGAATTGCATCAAAAATACTTAAAAAGAATGCTATTATTCTTAGTGACGAAGTCTATGAAAATTTAGTTTATAGCCCCGCTCGTCATGTTTCATTATGCAGTCTCCCAAAAATTCAACACCTAGTTGTAAGAATTAGTTCTGCAGCAAAAACATTTGGTTTTACAGGTCTAAAAACGGGCTGGGTATGTGCACCACAATACTTAACAGATGGTATTCGACTTGTTCATCAAGCGACTGTTTTTTGCACAAGCCCATTTATTCAGTTAGGTTTAGCAAAAGCAATGTCAGATAAAGTTTGGCTACAAAGTTACCTTAAAGAACAAAATGAACTTTATTTAACTAAAAAAAATTACTTAAAATCAATTCTAGAAAGAGCAGGTTATTCAGTTAGCAATTCGGAAGGAACTTTCTTTTTAACTGCTAATTTTGAAAATTTAGCAGGCGATATTTCAGATATTTTATATGCTAAACAACTAACAGAAATGCATAAAATAGCTACCATACCAATTTCATCATTCTACAAACAACCCCCAAAAAGTTTACCATGGATTCGTTTTGCTTTTTGCAAAAAAGAAGAAACGTTAAAATCTGTCGCGGAACTTCTTCTCAATTCGTAA
- the tilS gene encoding tRNA lysidine(34) synthetase TilS, which translates to MEFKNSSLNKFEYELMEKLILIDKNNYNEEGKILFNLQISGGLDSMCLLNAFAKILNFKLFKPKNQFIFIAQHFNHKKRGVESDEDAAFVIKNCLNLGIPIYQELYVNKFNEKENFQDFARNWRKKCATELCLQLRKDLNCKKYFIVTAHHARDHVETVLMHLIRGCSLNGLLGIQEFDNQKIFYRPFFNMEYEKIVKYGNQENIKYRQDSSNLTDDYDRNYIRNQILPHFKRIKDSYEKSFCTMSNHVSEYLQNFPNKIDLSKSGNSILTDKMSYSEVYDLLLLKNKEIFKILTKNVIQNILHEMELMKKSNFSQKEIMLAQGWIVHLVKGNNNIEIDVYQKKTIK; encoded by the coding sequence ATGGAATTTAAAAACAGTTCTCTCAATAAATTTGAATATGAACTTATGGAAAAGCTTATTTTAATTGATAAAAACAATTATAATGAGGAAGGAAAAATTTTATTTAATCTTCAAATTTCTGGTGGATTAGATAGTATGTGTCTTTTAAATGCTTTTGCAAAAATTCTTAATTTTAAATTATTTAAACCTAAAAATCAGTTTATTTTTATAGCACAACATTTTAATCATAAAAAACGAGGTGTTGAATCTGATGAAGATGCTGCTTTTGTTATAAAAAATTGCTTGAATTTAGGAATTCCAATTTATCAAGAACTTTACGTTAATAAATTTAACGAAAAAGAAAATTTTCAAGATTTCGCAAGAAATTGGAGAAAAAAATGTGCAACAGAATTATGTTTACAATTAAGAAAAGATCTAAATTGTAAAAAATATTTTATTGTTACTGCTCATCATGCTAGAGATCATGTTGAAACCGTTTTAATGCATTTGATAAGAGGCTGTTCTTTAAACGGATTATTAGGTATTCAAGAATTTGATAATCAAAAAATATTTTACAGACCTTTTTTCAATATGGAGTATGAAAAAATTGTTAAATATGGAAATCAAGAGAATATAAAATATAGACAAGATAGTTCTAATTTAACTGATGACTATGATAGAAATTATATAAGAAATCAAATATTACCTCATTTTAAAAGAATAAAAGATTCTTATGAAAAGTCATTTTGTACAATGTCAAATCATGTGTCTGAATATTTGCAAAATTTTCCTAATAAAATAGATTTATCAAAAAGTGGAAACTCTATTCTTACAGATAAAATGTCATATTCTGAAGTTTATGATTTGCTTCTCTTAAAAAATAAAGAAATATTTAAAATATTAACAAAAAATGTGATTCAAAATATTTTGCACGAAATGGAGCTTATGAAAAAAAGTAATTTTTCTCAAAAAGAAATAATGTTGGCGCAAGGCTGGATTGTTCACTTAGTTAAAGGTAATAATAACATAGAGATAGATGTTTATCAGAAAAAAACGATTAAATGA
- the ftsH gene encoding ATP-dependent zinc metalloprotease FtsH has translation MGKESWVKAALVWAAIIVLFVLFFKFLYKPHEDVQKTYPQFQSYVEKQAGDPQSIVNVSIRSDNLRGDEITAKLKDNTSVTTYGPADDGVRAQLRKDLESKKIPINYEKPDEGSAWMNFISMWLPLIIIVVFMLLFLRNMQGAGGKAMSFGKSRAKLQSDGANKVTFKDVAGIEEVKQECTEIVAFLKDHKKFQEIGARIPKGVLMMGAPGTGKTLLARAIAGEAGVPFFTISGSDFVEMFVGVGASRVRDLFENAKKNSPCIIFIDEIDAVGRHRGAGVGGGHDEREQTLNQLLVEMDGFEANDAVIVIAATNRPDVLDPALLRPGRFDRRVMVGLPDVRGRKEILAVHMKKIRHTEDINVERIALGTPGFSGADLENLCNEAALMAARNGMKRVTEKDFESAKDKILMGPERRSAVLPKETIKVTAYHEAGHALVSHFLKSRENVHKITVIPRGQALGVTAYLPKEDVYGYSKEDLLTKIAFAMGGRAAEEIKFSQFTTGASNDIQQATELARRMVCQFGMSRLGPINFGQKNENPFLGRDWGESRNYSETLAHEIDMEVSKIINTQYELAKQVLVDHMDVFERVSNILLDVETLDSEEFLAVVNNGATSEQIKEIQAKKTLSGSEGGDNANKQEAQSNAINSLNTTPTPA, from the coding sequence ATGGGTAAAGAATCCTGGGTGAAAGCTGCCTTGGTGTGGGCAGCTATTATAGTTTTATTTGTACTTTTCTTTAAATTTTTGTATAAGCCTCATGAAGATGTTCAAAAGACTTATCCACAATTTCAAAGTTATGTAGAAAAGCAAGCAGGTGATCCACAAAGTATTGTAAATGTCAGTATTCGTTCTGATAACCTTCGTGGTGATGAAATAACTGCAAAACTCAAAGACAATACATCTGTTACAACTTATGGCCCAGCAGATGATGGTGTGCGTGCACAACTTCGTAAAGATCTTGAATCTAAAAAGATTCCAATTAATTACGAAAAACCTGATGAAGGTAGTGCATGGATGAATTTCATTTCCATGTGGCTCCCTTTAATTATTATTGTTGTCTTCATGCTTTTATTCTTGCGCAATATGCAAGGTGCTGGCGGAAAAGCAATGTCATTTGGGAAAAGCAGAGCGAAACTTCAATCTGATGGCGCTAATAAAGTAACATTTAAAGATGTCGCTGGAATTGAGGAAGTTAAACAAGAATGCACTGAAATTGTTGCATTTTTAAAAGATCATAAAAAGTTTCAAGAGATTGGTGCTCGTATTCCTAAAGGTGTTCTTATGATGGGTGCTCCTGGAACAGGAAAAACCCTTCTTGCAAGAGCAATCGCTGGAGAAGCGGGTGTTCCCTTTTTCACAATTTCAGGTTCTGACTTTGTCGAAATGTTTGTTGGTGTAGGTGCTTCTCGTGTGCGTGATTTATTTGAAAACGCAAAAAAGAATTCTCCTTGCATTATCTTTATTGATGAAATTGATGCCGTAGGTCGTCATCGTGGAGCTGGTGTTGGTGGTGGACATGATGAACGTGAACAAACACTAAATCAGTTGCTAGTTGAAATGGATGGATTTGAGGCAAATGACGCTGTTATAGTTATTGCTGCAACAAATCGTCCAGATGTATTGGATCCAGCTTTATTAAGACCAGGACGTTTTGATAGACGTGTAATGGTTGGTCTTCCTGATGTTCGTGGACGTAAAGAAATTTTAGCCGTTCACATGAAGAAAATCAGACACACAGAAGATATTAATGTGGAAAGAATTGCTCTTGGTACTCCAGGTTTTTCTGGTGCTGATCTTGAGAATCTTTGTAATGAAGCCGCTTTAATGGCTGCCCGTAATGGCATGAAACGTGTTACTGAAAAAGACTTTGAATCTGCTAAAGATAAAATTTTAATGGGTCCTGAAAGAAGAAGCGCTGTTCTTCCTAAAGAAACTATTAAGGTAACGGCTTATCATGAAGCTGGTCATGCTTTAGTTTCTCACTTTTTAAAGTCACGTGAAAATGTGCACAAAATTACTGTAATACCAAGAGGTCAGGCACTTGGAGTAACTGCATACCTTCCTAAAGAAGATGTGTATGGCTATTCCAAAGAAGATTTACTTACGAAAATTGCATTTGCTATGGGTGGACGAGCAGCAGAAGAAATTAAATTTTCTCAATTTACGACTGGAGCATCAAACGATATCCAACAAGCAACTGAACTTGCGCGTCGTATGGTTTGCCAATTTGGTATGAGCCGTCTTGGGCCTATAAATTTTGGACAAAAAAATGAAAATCCATTTTTAGGACGTGATTGGGGAGAGAGTAGAAATTACTCAGAAACTCTTGCTCATGAAATTGATATGGAAGTTTCAAAAATAATTAATACTCAATATGAGCTTGCTAAACAAGTATTAGTTGATCATATGGATGTTTTTGAAAGAGTATCTAATATCCTTTTAGATGTTGAAACTTTAGATAGCGAAGAGTTTCTTGCTGTTGTAAACAACGGTGCAACTTCCGAGCAAATTAAAGAAATTCAAGCTAAAAAGACATTAAGTGGAAGCGAAGGCGGCGATAATGCTAATAAACAAGAAGCACAATCTAACGCGATCAATTCTTTAAATACAACTCCAACTCCAGCTTGA
- the folP gene encoding dihydropteroate synthase, whose product MNISGAKKFENLCNENKTIWMGILNITPDSFSDGGKFNSKYLALKRALELINSGALILDIGGVSTKPYSEKLNSHSEFERVYEIIKFLKNKIPQNILISIDSSSPYVTDLLAKENLIDIINDQFSARIEENIKIKNEFMFVNNAHIASEYQLGYIIMHMQGTPENMQLKPSYENCGNDVILFLKDRLQFAENLGVKYIVLDPGIGFGKTVENNLELISAEFINKLSSLKRPILIGLSRKWFLGQLYPELIEPHTRDKVTKQYEFNCISYGAKIIRSHVMPSEIELNTR is encoded by the coding sequence ATGAATATATCTGGTGCAAAAAAATTTGAGAATCTTTGTAACGAAAATAAAACAATTTGGATGGGTATTTTAAATATTACTCCAGATAGTTTTAGTGATGGTGGTAAATTTAATTCGAAATATTTAGCATTAAAAAGAGCTTTAGAGCTTATAAATAGTGGAGCACTAATATTAGATATTGGTGGTGTTTCAACAAAGCCATATTCAGAAAAATTAAATTCTCATTCTGAATTTGAAAGAGTATATGAAATTATAAAATTTTTAAAAAATAAAATTCCTCAGAATATTTTAATTAGTATAGATTCTTCTTCTCCATACGTAACGGATTTATTAGCGAAAGAAAATTTAATTGATATTATAAATGATCAGTTTTCAGCTCGTATAGAAGAAAATATTAAAATTAAAAATGAATTTATGTTTGTAAATAATGCTCATATTGCTTCAGAATACCAACTTGGTTATATTATAATGCATATGCAGGGAACACCAGAAAATATGCAATTAAAACCATCATATGAAAATTGTGGTAATGATGTTATATTATTTTTAAAAGATAGATTACAATTTGCAGAAAACCTAGGAGTCAAATATATTGTTTTAGATCCCGGAATTGGCTTTGGTAAAACTGTTGAAAATAATTTAGAATTAATTTCAGCTGAATTTATAAATAAATTATCTAGTTTAAAAAGGCCTATTTTAATAGGTTTATCAAGAAAATGGTTTCTAGGTCAACTTTATCCGGAATTAATAGAACCCCATACTAGAGATAAAGTTACTAAACAATACGAATTTAATTGTATTTCATATGGCGCAAAAATAATACGATCCCATGTTATGCCTTCTGAAATAGAATTAAATACGAGATGA
- a CDS encoding HAD family acid phosphatase — protein MDANQLWHTIQLQIETIKKETDAMHHPVLERACDSIKEAIDKFFSEQITLGFPHPHPRSRIYRSEPKTWDIRESNSKEILNLILKKAKKAKKNPICVFDLDGTLFDVGYRTIGIIKEWLNSDASLNFDKSLIQKISKINYDHVGYSLSHLFENSGFDLRNQQIMSVFSSIERVWKKKFFDGVSLVHYDDTIKNSLNFVKTIEKNNIEIFYLTGRYWHSMRNGTIEQLKKFNFPFKEKNLILKMNPFEDDQLFKSEQIHNLSQNNEICGNFENEYLNLAYMALEAKDAINVIVDTQHSGRPTPSLEIPIYRISHFDEIE, from the coding sequence ATGGATGCAAATCAGCTTTGGCATACTATTCAATTACAAATAGAAACAATTAAAAAAGAAACAGATGCAATGCATCACCCCGTTTTAGAAAGAGCCTGTGACTCTATAAAAGAAGCAATTGATAAATTTTTTAGTGAACAAATTACTTTGGGCTTTCCTCACCCTCATCCCAGAAGCAGAATTTATCGATCAGAACCTAAAACTTGGGATATTAGAGAAAGTAATTCGAAAGAAATATTAAATTTAATTCTTAAAAAAGCTAAAAAGGCTAAAAAAAATCCGATTTGTGTATTTGATCTTGATGGAACGTTATTTGATGTTGGCTATAGAACAATAGGTATAATTAAAGAATGGTTAAATTCAGATGCTTCTTTAAATTTTGATAAGAGTTTAATCCAAAAAATATCTAAAATTAATTATGATCATGTTGGTTATAGCCTTTCACATTTATTTGAAAATTCTGGCTTTGATTTACGAAACCAGCAAATAATGAGTGTATTTAGTTCTATTGAAAGAGTCTGGAAGAAAAAATTTTTTGATGGAGTATCATTAGTTCATTATGATGATACAATTAAAAATTCTTTAAATTTTGTAAAAACGATAGAAAAAAATAATATTGAAATATTTTATTTAACGGGAAGATATTGGCACTCAATGCGAAATGGCACAATTGAACAATTAAAAAAATTTAATTTTCCATTTAAAGAGAAAAATTTAATTTTAAAAATGAATCCATTTGAAGATGATCAGCTATTTAAATCTGAACAAATTCATAATTTATCTCAGAATAATGAAATATGTGGTAATTTTGAAAATGAATATTTAAATTTAGCATATATGGCACTTGAAGCTAAAGATGCAATAAATGTCATAGTGGATACACAGCATTCAGGAAGACCTACTCCTTCTTTAGAAATTCCTATTTATAGAATTTCTCATTTTGATGAAATAGAATAA
- a CDS encoding MalY/PatB family protein, producing the protein MSKYNFDKEFNRIGSSCYKWDGRKKFLGYPDVLPMHVADMDFQCAPEILEVIQERAAHPSFGYAIYDGSHFVTLSEWIFNQHQWKISPSWCLYSPSIVTSLSLCIHSLTTENEGIIIQTPIYPPFMEVIRNNKRNLLVNRLKLNANGNYEINFDDFEDLCKNKNAKMFILCSPHNPVGRVWTKNELIKISEICLKYNIIIVSDEIHSDLVYKPNKHINISSISNEVSQNTITCISPSKTFNIPGISSSAIIIENKILRNKLNSSIDKFHLFLPSVFSVLAFDAAYKFGNNWYQNLMLYLENNQSILKKWSIENHEYIDYSSPEATYLGWLSFKKIKLNDSELKKFIYEKAHVALDPGSRFGTGGENFMRINFACPKSQLETALHKLKCALNSI; encoded by the coding sequence ATGTCTAAATATAATTTTGATAAAGAATTTAATAGAATTGGCTCCAGCTGTTATAAATGGGATGGAAGAAAAAAGTTTTTAGGTTATCCTGATGTTTTACCTATGCATGTTGCCGATATGGATTTTCAATGTGCACCTGAAATTTTAGAAGTTATTCAAGAAAGAGCGGCACATCCTTCTTTTGGATATGCTATTTATGACGGTTCCCATTTTGTTACATTATCTGAATGGATATTTAATCAACATCAGTGGAAAATATCTCCCTCATGGTGTTTATATAGCCCTAGTATTGTTACCTCGTTAAGTTTATGCATTCATTCTCTCACAACAGAAAATGAAGGTATTATTATTCAGACTCCAATTTATCCACCATTTATGGAAGTTATTAGAAACAATAAAAGAAATTTATTAGTGAATCGCTTAAAGTTAAATGCAAACGGAAATTATGAGATAAATTTTGATGATTTTGAAGACCTTTGTAAAAATAAAAATGCAAAAATGTTTATTTTATGTAGTCCTCATAATCCAGTAGGTCGTGTTTGGACTAAAAATGAGCTCATTAAAATTTCTGAAATTTGTTTAAAATATAATATTATAATAGTTTCTGATGAAATTCATAGTGACCTTGTTTATAAACCAAATAAGCATATTAATATTTCTTCTATTAGCAATGAAGTTTCTCAAAATACAATTACTTGTATTTCTCCCTCTAAAACTTTTAATATTCCTGGAATTTCAAGTTCAGCTATTATAATTGAAAATAAAATATTAAGAAATAAATTAAATAGTTCTATTGATAAATTTCATTTATTTTTACCATCTGTTTTTTCTGTTTTAGCATTTGATGCTGCCTATAAATTTGGGAATAACTGGTATCAAAATTTAATGCTATATTTAGAAAATAATCAATCTATTTTAAAAAAATGGTCTATTGAAAATCATGAATATATTGATTATAGTTCTCCTGAAGCAACTTATTTGGGCTGGTTGTCATTTAAAAAAATAAAATTAAACGATTCTGAATTAAAAAAATTCATTTATGAAAAGGCTCATGTTGCATTGGATCCCGGGTCTAGATTTGGTACTGGGGGTGAAAATTTTATGAGAATTAATTTTGCATGCCCTAAAAGTCAATTAGAAACAGCTCTTCATAAATTAAAATGTGCATTAAATTCAATTTAA
- a CDS encoding MFS transporter, whose product MSKIEKKYAFIFVAFLLIYEFSVYIANDMIMPGMIHIVKEFSASDVYIPSSLTAFILGGASLQIFLGPLSDRYGRRKIMLFGVTLFVLSTIANGLVTSINQFMLTRFFQGMGVCYIGVIGYATIQEMFEEKKAVKIISIMTTVSILAPLIGPLSGSIFLEYYNWRGINLIIAFLSIISLVGLYFYFPGKNKFKLIKNKEEVNSDKIYENIFKESFKNYSLIIKNKKFMAGVLAFSIIELPLIIWIATSPIVLIRKASLSQFEYGLYQIPIFSCFIIGVVILQKLLKKYTLEKIILLGTLISGVGLFLSMISPIFFAEHFLSIVVPYSIYAIGVGLISSPIYRLVLFASDVSKGSVAAAFSVVSMIFFGLGTELMGIIYRNQSNILFGLYSFILFVIYYFAIKYFIHSNNVKSEEVVERKVIS is encoded by the coding sequence ATGTCAAAAATTGAAAAAAAATATGCGTTTATATTTGTCGCATTTCTATTAATATATGAATTTAGTGTTTATATTGCTAATGATATGATTATGCCTGGTATGATACATATTGTAAAAGAATTTTCTGCAAGTGATGTTTATATTCCTAGCTCTTTAACAGCATTTATTTTAGGTGGAGCTAGCTTACAAATATTTTTAGGACCTTTATCCGATAGATATGGTCGTAGAAAAATTATGCTATTTGGTGTAACTTTATTTGTTTTATCAACTATAGCAAATGGCCTAGTAACCTCAATTAATCAATTTATGCTTACACGATTTTTCCAAGGCATGGGTGTTTGTTATATTGGTGTAATTGGTTACGCTACAATTCAAGAAATGTTTGAAGAAAAAAAAGCTGTAAAAATAATTTCTATTATGACTACAGTTTCTATTTTAGCTCCTTTAATTGGTCCGCTTAGTGGAAGTATTTTTCTAGAATATTATAATTGGAGAGGAATTAACTTAATAATTGCATTTTTATCTATTATTTCATTAGTAGGCCTTTATTTTTATTTTCCAGGAAAAAATAAATTTAAATTGATTAAAAACAAAGAAGAAGTAAATTCTGATAAAATTTACGAAAATATCTTTAAAGAAAGTTTCAAAAATTATTCGCTAATTATTAAAAACAAAAAATTTATGGCAGGTGTTTTAGCATTTTCAATTATTGAATTGCCTTTAATCATTTGGATTGCCACTTCACCAATTGTTCTAATAAGAAAAGCTTCTTTAAGCCAGTTTGAATATGGTCTTTATCAAATTCCAATTTTTAGCTGCTTTATTATTGGAGTTGTTATTTTACAGAAGTTGTTAAAAAAATATACTTTAGAAAAAATAATTCTATTAGGAACCCTAATTTCAGGAGTAGGTTTATTTTTGAGTATGATATCACCTATTTTCTTTGCAGAACATTTTTTATCCATTGTTGTTCCTTATTCTATATATGCGATAGGTGTAGGTCTTATCAGTTCTCCAATCTATAGGCTTGTTTTATTTGCTTCTGATGTCTCAAAAGGTTCTGTTGCGGCTGCTTTTAGCGTGGTTTCTATGATTTTCTTTGGATTAGGTACTGAGCTCATGGGTATTATATATCGTAATCAAAGTAATATCTTATTTGGTCTTTATAGTTTTATTTTATTTGTAATCTATTATTTTGCTATAAAATATTTTATTCATTCTAATAATGTTAAATCAGAAGAAGTTGTAGAGAGAAAAGTTATTTCCTAA